AAAGATCCAATAAGATTGGTCAGGAAATGAAGCAGGAATTAAATCGTAAACTCGAAGAGTTTGCTTACTATACTGATAATCTTGAGGAGGTTTTTGAAAATCGTGAGCAGATAGAAATTTCTAAATTTTACGAGAGATTACCAAAAGCAGCGCTCATTGCCACCCAAGAATTTTTGGAGGGAAAATTATATTATAGAAAAGGCACTACCAACGAGGAGAAACAGTAATTAACCCATGAGGCTCAAGGGCAAAAATAT
This region of Bacteroidales bacterium genomic DNA includes:
- a CDS encoding RNA polymerase Rpb6 — encoded protein: MDFKKTNASSTTVTRDLDKLDRETNNVYESVRVISKRSNKIGQEMKQELNRKLEEFAYYTDNLEEVFENREQIEISKFYERLPKAALIATQEFLEGKLYYRKGTTNEEKQ